The following is a genomic window from Capnocytophaga stomatis.
TTTCATCGCAGCACGTGAGATTCTCACTTGGCAAACAACAGTGTTGTCCGGATGCATAATTTTGTAATCTTCTTGTGATAATTTTGTAACATATAATTTGTTACCCATTTCCATTCCTGAAATATCAACTGTAACAAAATCAGGTAATTTCGCAGGAAGAGCTTTTACTTTTAGCTTGCGGTTAACAATACGCAAGATTCCACCAGCCATAACTCCCGGAGAAGTTCCAGTGATTTTGATTGGCACTTCAATTGTGATTTCTTTATCATCGTGCAATTGGTAAAAATCAACGTGAATGATTTTGTCAGAAACTGGGTCAAACTGAATGTCTTGCAAAATAGCAGAATATGACTTTCCTCCTAATTCAATCGCAGCAGTGTACACGTTTGGAGTGTAAACAATGCTTTTGAAAGCTGCTTCTGGTGCTGAAAAATGCAGAACACTGTCTCCTC
Proteins encoded in this region:
- a CDS encoding 50S ribosomal protein L25/general stress protein Ctc, whose amino-acid sequence is MQSITIKGSQRESVGKAASKALRNAGQVPCVLYGGDSVLHFSAPEAAFKSIVYTPNVYTAAIELGGKSYSAILQDIQFDPVSDKIIHVDFYQLHDDKEITIEVPIKITGTSPGVMAGGILRIVNRKLKVKALPAKLPDFVTVDISGMEMGNKLYVTKLSQEDYKIMHPDNTVVCQVRISRAAMKAAQEAAKAEKGAKKKK